Below is a genomic region from Salinirussus salinus.
GACCCTGCCGACCTCCCGCCCTCGCAAGACCACCCCTGTGACCGCCGGTCGCTGACCGACGCTGCCGACCTCGCGACCCTCGCGGCGGCCGTCTACACGCTGGAGCCCGGCGAGGATCTCGCCCAGGAGTACCACTACCACGACCAGCGCGAGGAGCTATTCTATGTGCTCTCGGGCACGCTACACGTCGAGACG
It encodes:
- a CDS encoding cupin domain-containing protein; the protein is MGYHALDPADLPPSQDHPCDRRSLTDAADLATLAAAVYTLEPGEDLAQEYHYHDQREELFYVLSGTLHVETPEEGYEVPAGETFVVEPKSPIRPHNPDRADEPVRVLGVGAPKFDIGKPYDPDTEGAPG